From the genome of Colletotrichum higginsianum IMI 349063 chromosome 4, whole genome shotgun sequence, one region includes:
- a CDS encoding ABC1 family protein: protein MRLAFALGRFCPRPGFRAPANGTQFYSTFRSAFRSRTTQPGRLPWRPNRYTKHNLRAGGAGAAALGTAAFFELSEKDNEGTDQTGEKRMLEVSRAEIKKKVADDDSGILRVWHTLMIAVDVYLWEPLCTGLRFLHLVVIFVPVIVTVPALWLGKRQPDRDNERSGTLWWYGFLVQSMEWAGPAFIKLGQWAASRSDIFPNEMCEIMSKLHSNAPAHSMRETKRIVSAAFDGRHFDDIFDEFDETPLGVGAIAQVYRAKLKPNLAAPSDNDIAAEGPKPLRQKVAKNVEAALKSTPRRVPSTYVAVKVLHPRVERTVRRDLRIMHFFASGLNLIPTIEWLSLPDEVAQFGEMMKLQLDLRIEAANLAKFRKNFRDRTTAWFPYPYTEFTTRSVLVEEFAQGIPLADFLENGGGVFQQDIASEGLDAFLRMLLIDNFVHADLHPGNIMVRFYQSHEPEIKFRRKGNHGRGEHPGDQGGDDDVTEQVLARLRPYRQRKDPAAWAAELRRIDNEGFRPQLIFIDTGLVTELNETNRTNFLDLFRAVAEFDGYKAGQLMCERCRQPDAVLDKDVFALKMQHLVLGVKSRTLALGNIRIGDILQEVLGMVRGHHVRLEGDFVNVVISILLLEGIGRSLNPDMDLLSSSLPILRQLSAQSGAQMAKHGDFSMLVVWAGLETRRFLQASIEDVERCVKYDLLAPNV from the exons ATGAGACTGGCCTTCGCCTTGGGCCGGTTTTGTCCACGTCCGGGCTTCCGAGCGCCAGCGAACGGCACCCAATTCTACTCGACTTTCCGAAGCGCATTCCGCTCCCGCACCACCCAGCCCGGCCGCCTGCCATGGCGGCCCAATCGATACACGAAACACAATCTGCGAGCaggcggtgccggtgccgccgccctcgggaCGGCCGCCTTCTTTGAACTGTCTGAGAAGGACAACGAGGGCACCGACCAGACGGGCGAGAAGCGCATGCTCGAGGTCAGCCGCGCCGAGATCAAGAAGAAGGTGGCCGATGACGACAGTGGCATCTTGCGCGTCTGGCATACCCTCATGATTGCCGTGGACGTCTATCTGTGGGAGCCTCTCTGCACCGGCCTGCGCTTCctccacctcgtcgtcatctttgTGCCCGTTATCGTTACTGTCCCCGCCCTCTGGCTGGGCAAGCGGCAACCCGATCGTGACAATGAACGCAGCGGCACGCTGTGGTGGTATGGCTTCCTAGTCCAGTCCATGGAATGGGCCGGGCCCGCCTTCATCAAG CTCGGTCAGTGGGCCGCCTCGCGCTCCGACATCTTCCCCAACGAGATGTGCGAGATCATGTCGAAGCTGCACTCCAACGCCCCGGCCCACTCGATGCGCGAGACCAAACgcatcgtctcggccgccttcgacGGCCGCCACTTTGACGACATCTTTGACGAGTTCGACGAGACGCCGCTGGGCGTCGGTGCCATAGCTCAGGTCTACCGCGCCAAGCTGAAGCCCAACCTCGCCGCGCCTAGCGACAAtgacatcgccgccgagggcccCAAACCGCTCCGCCAAAAGGTCGCCAAgaacgtcgaggccgccctcaAGAGCACCCCGAGGAGGGTCCCCTCGACCTacgtcgccgtcaaggtgCTGCACCCCCGCGTCGAACGGACCGTCCGCCGCGACCTGCGCATCATGCACTTCTTCGCCTCGGGCCTCAACCTCATCCCTACCATCGAGTGGCTCTCTCTGCccgacgaggtcgcccaGTTCGGCGAGATGATGAAGCTCCAGCTCGACCTTcgcatcgaggccgccaacCTCGCAAAGTTCCGCAAGAACTTCCGCGACCGCACCACCGCCTGGTTCCCTTACCCCTATACCGAGTTCACCACCCGCAGCGTCTTGGTCGAGGAGTTTGCCCAGGGCATCCCGCTGGCCGACTTcctcgagaacggcggcggcgtcttccagCAGGACATCGCCtccgagggcctcgacgcctTCCTGCGCATGCTACTGATCGACAACTTTGTCCACGCCGACCTCCACCCGGGCAACATCATGGTGCGCTTCTACCAGTCCCACGAGCCCGAAATCAAGTTCCGCAGAAAGGGGAACCACGGTCGCGGGGAGCACCCGGGCGaccagggcggcgacgacgacgtcacGGAGCAGGTCCTCGCCCGGCTGCGCCCCTACCGCCAGCGAAAGGACCCGGCCGCCTGggccgccgagctccgcCGCATCGACAACGAGGGCTTCCGGCCGCAGTTGATCTTCATCGACACGGGTCTCGTGACGGAGCTCAACGAGACGAACCGCACAAACTTCCTCGACCtcttccgcgccgtcgccgagttCGATGGCTACAAGGCCGGCCAACTCATGTGCGAGCGCTGCCGCCAGCCCGACGCCGTGCTCGACAAGGACGTCTTCGCCCTCAAGATGCAgcacctcgtcctcggcgtcaagAGCCgcaccctcgccctcggcaacATCCGCATCGGCGACATCCTGCAGGAGGTGCTCGGCATGGTCCGCGGCCACCACGTccgcctcgagggcgacttcgtcaacgtcgtcatCAGCATCCTCCTGCTCGAGGGCATCGGACGCAGCCTGAACCCGGACATGGACCTGCTCAGCAGCTCCCTGCCCATCCTGCGCCAGCTGAGCGCCCAGAGCGGCGCCCAGATGGCCAAGCACGGCGACTTCAGCATGCTGGTCGTCTGGGCCGGCCTCGAGACCAGGCGGTTTTTGCAGGCCAGCATCGAAGAT GTCGAACGGTGTGTCAAGTACGATCTCCTGGCACCCAACGTGTAA
- a CDS encoding Cytochrome c/c1 heme lyase, protein MGWFWADGPATSVHATSISASHPHGAAGVPTGPPPPGCPMHNKTLDALNPAAKPATAPAPAPSACPVPHDQRHAALPPPSACPVPHDQRQSAAPPSSCPVPHDKPKEAESKGFLQQINPLNYMFKELSQAPAENQTVALPTEREPSTIPKGSGDGNWEYPSPQQMYNALLRKGYTDTDVTAVESMVSVHNFLNEGAWAEIVSWEERFGKGLYRGWQACSRGEENSDDMVEKLKDGTEAAPTLIRFQGRPKDMTPKAVMWQVAGWLYPSKFETEPPFDRHDWFVSRKMGGVEKEIRYVIDYYSGEPEPTGEPVFYLDVRPAMTPLGAAERLIRWGGDVWWKASGAEVREKESLEKQLETQWKKN, encoded by the exons ATGGGCTGGTTTTGGGCTGACGGTCCTGCGACCTCTGTTCACGCGACCTCCATTTCGGCGTCGCATCCccatggcgccgccggcgtcccgACCGGTCCTCCTCCA CCTGGCTGCCCAATGCACAACAAGACCCTCGACGCCCTGAACCCGGCCGCGAAGCCCGCCACtgctccggcgccggcccccTCCGCATGCCCCGTCCCTCACGACCAGCGCCACGCCgctcttccccctccctcagCATGCCCCGTCCCCCACGACCAAAGACAGTCTGCCGCGCCTCCGTCGTCGTGTCCCGTACCCCACGACAAGCCCAAGGAAGCCGAGTCCAAGGGCTTCCTCCAGCAGATCAACCCCCTGAACTACATGTTCAAGGAGCTCTCCCAGGCCCCCGCCGAGAACCAGACCGTCGCCCTGCCCACAGAGCGCGAGCCTTCGACGATACCAAAGGGCTCCGGCGATGGCAACTGGGAGTACCCCTCGCCCCAGCAGATGTACAACGCCCTGCTGCGCAAGGGCTACACTGACACCGACGTCACCGCCGTCGAGTCCATGGTGTCGGTCCACAACTTCCTCAACGAGGGCGCCTGGGCCGAGATCGTCAGCTGGGAGGAGCGCTTCGGCAAGGGACTGTACAGGGGCTGGCAGGCCTGCAgccgcggcgaggagaacTCGGACGACATGGTCGAGAAGCTGAAGGACGGCACCGAGGCGGCCCCGACCCTGATCCGCTTCCAGGGTCGCCCCAAGGACATGACGCCCAAGGCTGTCATGTGGCAGGTTGCCGGCTGGCTGTACCCCTCCAAGTTTGA GACCGAGCCCCCCTTTGACCGTCACGACTGGTTCGTCTCCCGCAAGATGGGCGGCGTTGAGAAGGAGATCCGATACGTAATTGACTACTACTCTGGCGAGCCTGAACCCACCGGCGAGCCCGTCTTCTACCTTGACGTCCGGCCCGCCATGACACCCCTCGGCGCTGCCGAGCGTCTCATCCGCTGGGGCGGCGACGTGTGGTGGAAGGCCTCGGGTGCCGAGGTGCGCGAGAAGGAGAGTCTCGAGAAGCAGCTCGAAACGCAGTGGAAGAAGAATTAA
- a CDS encoding Family 5 carbohydrate esterase has translation MASLRVLLLSTISALAAAASECRCGDAAFLGIPRVNLTAPEQLKPCAPYKLVDARGSGEPQGVSLMFQVAIERILANGTGAVSQSVAYPAGFDQNVTSGVQNTVDIIKYGLDDCPDQKFFLLGYSQGATVVLEALEKMEQASLAAVSGVVFVGNPYRIPGRRSNVDSQGRPDNRTAFGLFATHAMQANQSIPTYNEEFDQSGKVIDTCLEVSTAPFVRHHHGWR, from the exons ATGGCCTCTctccgcgtcctcctcctgtCCACGATCTCCGCACTGGCGGCTGCGGCATCTGAATGCCGCTGCGGTGATGCTGCGTTTCTCGGCATTCCTCGCGTCAATCTCACCGCCCCTGAGCAACTGAAGCCATGCGCGCCTTATA AATTGGTTGATGCCCGAGGCTCTGGAGAGCCGCAGGGCGTTTCCCTCATGTTTCAAGTCGCCATCGAACGCATCCTTGCCAACGGCACCGGGGCTGTCAGTCAGTCCGTCGCGTATCCCGCGGGTTTCGACCAGAACGTCACCTCTGGCGTGCAAAACAccgtcgacatcatcaagTACGGCCTCGACGATTGTCCGGACCAAAAATTCTTTCTCCTGGGCTATTCCCAGGGTGCAACCGTCGTTCTGGAAGCTCTTGAGAAGATGGAACAGGCGTCTTTGGCGGCTGTGAGCGGTGTCGTTTTCGTCGGCAATCCCTACCGCATTCCCGGCCGACGCTCGAACGTCGACAGCCAGGGTCGCCCCGATAACCGCACTGCCTTCGGCCTCTTTGCGACTCATGCCATGCAGGCCAACCAAAGCATCCCGACCTATAACGAAGAGTTTGACCAGAGTGGTAAGGTCATCGACACCTGTCTCGAGGTTAGCACTGCCCCTTTCGTCAGACATCATCATGGCTGGCGCTGA
- a CDS encoding C6 zinc finger protein encodes MHLARKLPIEHRLHWACGIQLQQQAVEGAQKAMANITSHNCTAVYLFSALTCVLSLARGCDDWRSIAANDDQSPGKNCESFLEWVVLYRGTRLLLSPPYEEVLLSGPLRPMFELGLQRRERVLAPLATMDTAKSGPLLKLQAAIYNHVKDTDRLEAYDTAIDHLRRAFHAVYDKPMEDLENMDVFAWMFSIPDAYVALLKQQDPIALALFACFASLIQEMRRMWWTHGWGEWCVSQICSKLKEAAVWLVQHVIDVTS; translated from the coding sequence ATGCACCTAGCTCGCAAGCTGCCGATCGAACACCGGCTTCACTGGGCATGTGGCATTCaactgcagcagcaggctgtCGAAGGCGCCCAGAAGGCAATGGCAAACATAACATCTCACAACTGCACCGCCGTGTATCTGTTCTCAGCGCTGACGTGCGTGCTCTCGCTCGCACGAGGATGCGATGACTGGCGAagcatcgccgccaacgatGACCAATCTCCAGGGAAGAACTGCGAGAGCTTCCTGGAATGGGTGGTCTTATACCGCGGAACCAGACTTCTTCTCAGCCCGCCCTACGAGGAAGTTTTGCTTTCCGGCCCACTGAGGCCCATGTTCGAGCTAGGACTTCAACGCCGTGAGCGTGTTCTCGCCCCTCTGGCAACCATGGACACTGCGAAGTCCGGTCCATTGTTGAAATTGCAAGCCGCCATTTACAATCATGTCAAAGACACCGACCGATTAGAGGCGTACGACACAGCCATCGACCATTTGCGGCGGGCCTTCCACGCCGTGTATGATAAGCCGATGGAAGACCTGGAAAACATGGATGTTTTCGCCTGGATGTTCTCGATACCGGACGCCTATGTCGCCTTACTCAAACAGCAAGATCCCATCGCCCTAGCGCTGTTTGCCTGCTTTGCTAGTCTGATTCAAGAAATGCGCCGCATGTGGTGGACGCATGGTTGGGGCGAATGGTGTGTTAGTCAGATCTGTTCCAAGTTAAAAGAGGCAGCAGTTTGGCTCGTTCAACATGTCATAGATGTTACTAGCTAA